GGTAACCCTATCATCGAAACTAAACGGTCTCAAACAAGCCATGATAAGGTGAAATTGATTGTACGGTATTGTATCACTGTAAAACTTTGTGCACTATGATTGGAGAACAATACCGAAGCTGTCTGAAACACAGTTTATAATTGGCTTAAGATACCGGGGTCTAGATCGGCATACCGCCATGGTTATGCAGTTACAGTTCAATGATTTCATAGTCGCTCAAGCATCTATATGACAATCACACCAGTTCTACCCCTACAAAAGGCATCAAAGtaggagaaaaaaaaccaaTTATTCGAGCAGATACACATCATCGTGTGTATAATTCTCAGAAAAGTCGAATCTGCCATATCCGCGGATTACTGGCTCCTAAATAGAGAAATGACGTCGATACACGTGACGCGGAGCTTCCCCGCTGGACGGCATTACAGGGAGCAGCTCGGAGGCATTCTCAACAATGATTAGTCTCCACGCGATGGATCAACCTCGCTCCTGCAGTATATAAGTCTGAAGCAAAAGTCTTCTGTGCCTTGCTATACTTTTTAGCTATTCAACTCCGTACAAACAACCTCAGAAATCTTGTGTTTGACCGTATCCCCAAACTTTCCCcgcaccatctccatcttggaaggcgaagaaacGACCGTACACGGAAGTCGGCTTTTTTTGATCTTCCTCGCATCATATTTATAATCAGGCAGGGGATATTAGCTCGGACCATGGACAGGCTTCTTCGTCCAGTATCACGGCAATTGCTCAGATCCAGACCCCGTTATCCATTTACAATCCCACCACCAGTTTACGCTAAGAGACTATACAGTATGGGCCATACGGTGCCGCCGGTGAGAGATCTGTTGTTGATCGATTGGACCTTTCTTGAACAATTAACTGACTATGATGGGCTCATAGCTGAAAGATCAATCTCTCTTCATTGAGAAGGCATATGTCAATGGGGAATGGGTAGGTGCCCAGTCAGGGGAAACATTTGAAGTTCACGGTAAGATACTTGAAGCTCAGCAATAGAGGAGACGGTCTCTAAactccttgctttcttttaGATCCTGCTTCAGGAAAGCTCATTGGAACATGCCCTGAGTTCAATGCTGCCGACACCGAAAAGGCCATTCAGGCTGCCACAGAGGCTTTCCCTAAATTCCGCACAACATTGGCCCGCGAGCGTGCTCGGATGCTGCGCCGGTGGTACCAGTTGATGATTGACAATGCTGAGGACTTGGCAACATTGATCACTTGGGAGAACGGAAAGCCGCTCGCGGACGCCAAGGGTGAGGTGAACTATGCCGCCGCTTTCTTTGAATGGTTCAGTGAGGAGGCGCCTCGAATTTATGGAGACACTATCCCTTCCTCGGTGGCAGGTAACAGAGTTATGACCCTCAAGCAGCCTGTGGGTGTTTGCAGCTTGATCACCCCATGGAACTTCCCTGCAGCAATGATTACTCGGAAGGCTGGGCCAGCTTTGGCGGCAGGCTGCACTGTTGTGGTTAAGACTCCAGGAGAGACCCCATTCACTGCCAATGCATTGGCAGAATTGGCGCACCGTGCTGGTATCCCCAAGGGTGTTTTTAACATCGTAACTTCCTTGAAGAACACGCCAGAGGTGGGTGAAGCGTTAACTACCCACCCGGAAGTTCGCAAGGTTTCCTTCACTGGTTCGACCAACGTGGGCAAGCTTCTGATGAAGCAATCGTCTTCTACCGTTAAGAAGGTGTCTTGGGAGCTTGGTGGAAATGCCCCCTTCATTGTCTTTGACGATGTTGAGGACCTTGATGCTGCAGTTGCTGGAGCAGTTGCCTCCAAGTTCCGCAGCTCAGGCCAGACATGTGTCTGCGCCAACCGCATCTACGTGCAGAGAGGTATATATGACGAATTTGTGAAGCGTTTCGTTGAAAAGGTCAAAGGCTTCAAGGTCGGGGCAGGATTCGAGGAAGGTGTTACCCATGGCCCTGTCATCCATGGACGCGCCATCGAGAAGATCGATGAGCATGTCCGTGATGCCGAATCGAAGGGAGCCAAGGTCGCTGTTGGAGGCCGTAAATTGTCAGACTTGGGCCCTAACTTCTATGATATGACTGTCTTGACCGACATGAACAAAGACATGTTGGTTGCCTCTGAGGAGACCTTTGGCCCTGTGGCTGGACTGTTCCCATTCGAGACTGAAAAGGAGGTTGTCGACTTGGCGAACCGTGCAGAAGTTGGCCTGGCTGGTTACTTCTTCAGCGGCAACGTCAAGCGCATCTTCCGGGTTGCGGAAGCTTTGGAAGTGGGTATGGTTGGTGTGAACACTGGCCTCATCAGCGATGTCGCTTCTCCGTAGGTACCACCGTGCTCTTTCCACAGATCACCAGTACTAATTGCTTCTAGGTTTGGTGGTGTCAAGCAGAGCGGTTTCGGCCGTGAGGGCAGTAAGTACGGCATTGATGAATTCCTCACGATCAAGAGTGTCACATTTGGCGGCATGGGCGAGCCTTTGCAGTCCTAAAGGGATATATATGACAAAATATGTAAATCGAGTTGTGAACTCTCGCCTTATGCGCATAATCCAACCGACGCTGAAAGAGGCTCAGCTGGTGCACTAGAATTGCACAACACGCCTTGGGTGGTCTTATAGATAAGACCCCGGAAAGCGCATAGTCCCACTGGGTCTTGTTATAATTATGACGAACCTGGAACGACAATGAGAAGAAATGCTTAGCTctaatatacatacaaacaatACAAGCGCCCGTATCCCAATCAAATCAAAATGCGCAAAGTCCCAGTCTCAAAGAGAACCCGTATATCCAGTATATGCACAAAAGTATCTCTGCCTCCGGTATCAAAAGCCGTCACATCATGTAGTAAAGACTTCgttttcggcttcttccgATATCCATCGAACATGATTGCAGTAGATTGAAATGGTCGTACATCTCTCCGATTTGCATTTACTTTCCTTGACGCTGCTTGTGCTTAGGGTTTTTCGAGCTGGGTCTACATTAGCATATGCGACGTCCCTTTAACCGCACGGCAAAGAGACTCACCAAATGATATAGACTCTGTTCTTTCTCCGAACGGGCTATTAATCCAACATTAGCATTCCACATCCCATACAAAGCAACAGTCTCACCCCGGCCCTCCCGGAGAAGAGCCCCAAGGACCTAAAGACAACCTAATATCTCATACCTTGCAACCGTCGCACAACCGCTTCACCGACGAGCGGGTCTTCATTCCCCGAATCTGATCCAACTGTCTCACCGTCGACGCGACACTGACATTGCCAGCCTGCTCCTTTCCGGCGCGCAAAGCCCGAAGACCATTGGTAAGGGAGAGGGTCGTTAACTGCGAGAATGACCGCGCAAGGAAGCCACCGGTAAGAGGCTTGCGGAGAAACTGGCGGAAGAGGCCGGTCGAGGGAGCGATGAGGGAGCGGAAGGACaccattgttgttggttgttggcGGGTTGTTTGAGGAAATTGGAGCCGCCGGTGTCGTCTGGATAGGACCGCGCTGGCCTGGGGACTGATTTATAGGGGCGGGCGGGGTTTGGAGATTTCTCTCGATATCCGCGTTGATGgtttgatgatattcagaGCAAATGTGAGTCGGAGCTTTGGTTATGCCGGTATTCCGGTATTGCTGGTGTATTTGGGGTTTTTGAATGGTTGACTGAAGGGGCCAATCAGAAGGCTTTGAAGTATACCGAAGTATTCAAAGGAATGTATGATATTGCATTCATCTGCAATTTTCTGATTTATTCCCATAGTCCCCCTTTATCTAATGCACTGATGTTGTCTATATAAACCCTTTAAATCTCCCCTTGTCTGGCCGTTTGCATTGAATTTGTCCTCTTTCCTCAAGTACCTAAGGTCATCATCAGTCTCGAACGTGGCTAAACCTACGTTCCTGAAAGAAACCaataactatatataaaCCCCATTTATCTATTGATTTCTTTATATAACCATCAGACACCCTTTCTACTAGTCCAGATTGACTATGGATGGCAAGAATGCTAAACTTTGGAACAAAGAAGCATGGTGCATCCGACATTGAGTTATTCCAACTTGGCAGATCAGCTCATCAAGACCAAGAGCATGTTTAACATGCCATATATCCTTCGATGTGCGGGAGTCATTCTATATAGAGCCTAGTGCACTCAAGGACATATCGAGATCGTCGCCCAGAAGAATAGCATTCATTTGCATTTATAGGCACAGGAGGACTGGACTTCCACAGTAGGATGCCTATATcgggagggaagggagagaaTCTCGCTTTGCACAATAGTTGAGCCCCTCATCCGTCCGGCTGGAAGACCTTCCTAATCTTGCAATGGCTCCACCGTTTTGGCATCATAGCCATGGGTGATGATGAGTTCTTGGGCACATCAGCATGTCGAGGAAGTGGACCTTAGATCCGCCTTAAACATACGTGTCTGGCAGAACATGTATAACACGCATCCAATGCTATTAAGGTCCATGTTTGGCATGGCCGCCTGGATTTGAAGGCCTTTCCAAATCATTATAATTGCCAAGCAATATAAAGGAACAATACTCATGCGGCTGCACAGAACGCGGCCCTTCACTCAACGCCGAATACGCCAGGGCACAAATAGCAAATGCGCTCACACTGGTCCACCTCAACCTCGGCCCGTGGGGAATTATTGCCCCGATCATCTTGTTGGGAGGGCGGCGACGACGATATACGATCATGAGGACGGACTATGGTGGCCGCTAGGAGTTGGCAGCGCCTGCATTGGAGCCTGTCTTATCGTGGCGTATCGAAGGTCAAGTCACACATCCGAAGGCTGGAGTCCAGTTCCTGATGCTCGGTGACACGATGAAAAGGCGTTTACCGCTCCTAGTCACTATATTGCGGGCGTCATCTGCGATTCCATGGATAAATGGACAGAATTTACGGGAGCAGCCTTTCAATACGAAAGAGAAGACGCGTACCCAATGAGGCCGAGGGTAGTTGTAGGTCATCTCCTAAGGAATGATCTATTTTGTACCATTACTGGTTCTCATTACTGATGGtacatcatcttcagccaacAATGGCGAGCCAAGCAGTGCGGTTACAACGCAAAGGATACTAAGATACTATCTTGGTTTGCAGCCCAAGACATGCAGTGTTTCCTCCGAATCTTAGCAGAGCGTGATGAGTTGGCACAGGACAAGATCTCTCATGAGGGCCACGAGAATTTCCAGATAATCAACATCGGGCTCCTTTGTGGAAAGCTGTTCCCTGATCTCCCCTCAACAACCCTTCAGCCAAGCTGATAGTTTCGGAGACACGGTACCGAGCGAAGGTAGCAATCGCCAGACAAGTAGCGGCATATCCCGGagaagtgacccattccTGTACAGCGCAGAGCCTAATGGTTTTTGCGACTCAGGGTTGCGAAAATTTCCATTGGCGTCAGCATTCCTTGGGTCCATGTGCGACAAGCTTTAATGATCTTCCATGACCAGTCAAAGACTTTTCGGATCCCCCATTAGTTCGATATTTCGGCTCCTTTGCTGCGCTGGTTGGGGGAACATGGTAGCTGGCGAAGAGAGCAATCGCAAGATAGGCAGCGACAAACCTCTATCCTCTTAGGGTTTATCGTCCTGCCTCGGAAACCAGAGCTTTTCGAACACATGCATGACCTCGTACTAGACAAGTTAGTGACGAGAACACCATCGAAGTAGACGCCGAGGAGTTTACAGCAAGCGAGTTTACTCCCAGTACTGCAAACGGCGACTTCACCCCTATTTTTATCTCTCTTGGAAAACCAGATCCGCATGTCAGAAATTCTGGACTAGCATGGCAGAGTATGACAGACATCATTACCAAAGAAGCTTCTAATTTGGCCTGTACGAACAACGTCGTCGGTATAGCTCTCGCCTACAAAGGTCCAGGTCGGCGTGTCCCTCATATCAGAATTGCTCAACCTTATCGGCTCTGAGGAAGTAAAAGCTGGGATGCGTTGGGGAACGCCATTCCATAAACATCAATGCCATTACTCAAGGCTAGTGAGACTCGGCGTCGGAGATGCGCTGGGTATTCAAGCGCGGTTTACCCAAAATGTCTGCCATGTGGTTGGAGACATTGGGCTACAAGGTCAATCTCTAAATGGGACATGTACTGGTTGACTAGTTTTCTGATGctaatcttcttctcttaaGGATAGAGATAAGCCACTCGCGTATCTCAGTATGACGAGGAGTATGAAGTGAAAGTGTACCACTAAGATGTTGATGAGgtaaaatataataatttatAGTTACTTTGTGGGCATGAAGTACTACACTTTCACCCTCTGTAGAGCCATCATATAGAATGAGGAAGAACCGAGAGCGTGCGATACAAACaggagacaaggaaaaaggagacCAGGAAAGCCTTGCATTAACATATGATATGAAAAGCCGATCAATACCAGCTTGGGATCTATCGATTTTATGCTCCACCCAAACGCCATACTAAAACTTCAACCGAAATGAGTCCTAATCGATTTTATAACACACGATTCGCAAAGAGTTGGTCCACTTTAGGAGTAACTCAAGAACGAAGGAAGGTGTGGTAAGTGGACGAGTCGGTATGCTCGCTGAAAGGATAGCCCAGATCCCTTAAGAAGGCTTCCAGCTGGTCCTTCTCAGATGGCGGGCACTGAATGCCAGCAAGCACCTTTCCAACGTCACCACCGTAGTTACGGTAGTGGAACAAGGAGAGGTTCTGGCTGGGTCGGAGGGTAGTGAGGAACTTGGCCAGAGCACCAGGACGCTCCGGGAACTCAAACATAAACAAACGCTCATCCTTCACGTCACAACGTCCACCAACCAAGAAGCGAACGTGTCTCTTGGCAAGCTCGTCATCGCTCAAATCCTTCGCCTTCATACCACCCTTGTCCAGTTCTTCCATGATCTTCGCCAGATCCTTTTGCCCGGTAGAGGCAGACAAGGAGATACCCATGAAGACATCGGCCGATTCGTCCCGAGCATAACGGTAGCTGAATGCGGTGACCGCGTGAGGGAGAATAACTTCGACTAGCTTGGCGAAAGAGCCAGGCTGTTCGGGAATGTTCACACTCAAGAGCGCCTCCTTCCGTTCACCCAGGGCAGCACGCTCAGCCACGAACCGCAGTCTATCGAAGTCCATGTTCGCACCGGATGTGATGGCAACCAGCTCGCGCTTAGGGTTGGGGTCGGGATACAAGGAGACATATTTCTTGAGACCTGCCAAGGCCAGGGCACCTGCCGGCTCGATGATAGATCGGGTGTCCTCAAATGCATCCTTGATCGCGGCACACGTCTCATCAGTAGAAACCTGAATGACTTCATCAATTACTTCACGAGCCAGCCGGTAGGGTTCCTCTCCAACAGCCTTGACAGCAGCGCCGTCGGCAAACAGCCCCACATCTTTGAGTAGCACACGAGACCCAGAATCCAAGGACTGAGCCATAGCATTCGCATCATGAGCTTCCACTCCGATTATCTTCACATGGGGTGCAATGCGCTTGAGGTAGACTCCGATACCAGCAATCaatccacctcctccaacaGCACAGAAGACAgcttccagcttctgcaAGTTTGCCTGGCGCAATATTTCCATTCCGATGGTTCCTTGGCCTGCGATCACGTAAGGGTCATCGAAAGGAGGAATGCTCGTTAATCCGTGCTGCTTCTCTAAGCGGTGTGCTTCTGCCTTCGCAGCATCGAAGTCGTCTCCGTGGAGAATCACACTTCCGCCGAGGCGAGCGACGTTCAGGTGCTTGATAGCCGGGGTGCCCGAGGGCATAACGATCGTTGCTGGAATCTTCAGATGACGCGCGGAAAACGCAACACCCTGCGCATGGTTACCTTTACAAAAGGTAAGCCAATTATCATATATACTACTGGCTTTGGGGACGTCTCACCTGCAGAGCATGCAATAACACCTTTCCAACTCTGCTCCTGATTCAGATGTGCCATCTTGTTGTAGGCTCCGCGGAGCTTGAAACTGAATACAGGAAGCAAGTCCTCCCGTTTCAGAAGTACACGACATTCCAAGCGGTTGCTAAGGTTGACTGCATGATGAAGGGGGGTCTCATTGATGACCTCGTAAACGCGGGATGTTAAGATCAATCGGAGATACTGTACGGTGGCGAGTGAGTCAGAGATGAACTAAATTGCCTTTTACGGGAGAATTGAGTTGAATATCTCACATCTGGATAGCCATTAGGTAGTAAAAATGCATCAGGAATGCCCCAATTGGGCGGTGATCCCAGTTGCTTTCCATCATCGTTTTCTGAGTCAGGCGTGGGCACTGTTGAGTACTCGGTCAGAGCCAGGTTGCTGTACTTCGATGAGACGGGCGTCGCAATGCCATTTGTAGAAGATTCTGCGGACATGATGCTGCCCACGTAGAGACAAGTCAGAAATTGATCCCAAGCAGCAAAATAAAGCACACAGCCAAAGCGCGGACAAGAAAATTGGAACCGAAAGTCGCAGATGACGGGCAAATGAATACTTATCTTCGCCGCGGGGAGATAAAATTCCGTGATCGGAGCAGATGAGGTTATGTCAGCAaccctcatcctcagccCTAAATCCTTGCGTCCCCGCCGCAGAGTAGTATATCCATACTTTGATAGGCATGTAGAGAACACTCTCTGGTGAGGACGGGTGAAAAGACACCGTGTTGCCATGTCTTTAGCGTACACATCTATTGGGACAATGCTGTAGTGGCTCCTTTCGCCCAAATTAACCAGGGTTCCAGGCGCTGTATTAAGTATATGCCATTAACTCTATGAGGGACTTGGGATCATACGGTCTCTGGCCCGCCGGTGAACGAATTGATATCTATTATAGATCTTAtgatatatatgtactgGAATCATACTGATCACTTGCTCAATAAGTTCGTCTAACAGGCTCTAATTCTTATCGTTCATCACTCGCAGAGTCGCAGTGCTCAGTCTCCACAATATTGCGGCTGCCCATCCTTCAAGGGACCCTACGTATTGCATAAAGTAAGAACTAGAAGATATGATGCAAGAAACGGGTATCTTCTGGAATCAGAAAGCCAATTGAAGTCATCGAATGTCTTCACTTCTGCATCCGTATTCGTCTTGAATAGACCCCGTAGGAGAGTATGTATCGTATGATGATGTATGGTACGGTATGAAAATTACCCAAGTCCCAAGGTTTGCGACGTCATGTTCTCTTCAGATAAAACAACATCtctctttgatatcttcgCCTGTCACTCAAGTGGGCAATCTAGGGAACGTCCACCAGATAAGGTTTGTAATAAACAACTAAGCCCTGGTTTCGACTCAGTTGACCATTTCAAAGACTGCGACTTTGGAGCATACTCGGAGCATCGGACTTCCAAGACATCACCACCTCCACGATTCTCCGCTTTGCAACGTTCACATCCTCTAATCTCTCTTCAAATCGATCTTTTACCGCGTGATAACCGTTCttttaaagaaaaaaaaaatgagtAGTGACCCTGTTCCATCTTCCTTTGAAGGCAACCCGTACGTACCCGGACCACACTTTATAATCCGCGCAAGGAACGCAGTGAACGAGCATTAACTTGGATGGACATTTAGTCAGTTTGAGGAGGAAACTTCTTTGCAGAAGTTTCGTAGACGTCTCAAGGAGGAGCCATTGATTCCGCTCGGTAGGGACTGATTCATACATGCTCCAGTCTTGCCTCTCAGGTCCATGCTAATCCGACTTCGAATTGCAGGATGCGCAGCTACCAGTTATGCTCTCTACCGTGCCTACCGATCGATGAAGGCCGGTGACTCGGTCGAAATGAACCGGATGTTCCGCGCCCGTATCTATGCCCAGTTCTTCACTCTTATCGCCGTCGTTGTCGGAGGCATGTACTTCAAGACGGAGCGACAGCAGCGCAAGGAATTCGAGCGGATGGTGGAAGAGCGCAAGAGCCAGGAGAAGCGGGATGCCTGGCTGCGTGAGCTGGAGATCCgtgacaaggaagataaggaCTGGCGGCAACGTCATGCTGCTATGGAGGCAGCGGCCGCGGAGGCAGGAAAGAAGACTGCTCCTCATGATGCTGCTCGCTCCGCTATCGAGCGTTCCGAGGAGAAGTCCATTGGTGTGTTAGATGCAGTGAAGGAGTTGTTGTCGAGGAGGAACTAGGTTTGATAGGGGCAAGGGTAACATTGTACGATTTTTTAGGTGGATGACTTTCAATTGAATTTGGGTATcatattgtacatatatacattcaGAAATTGCTATGCATAGGATTTCCTAGCTCCAACGCTTCATCTCCATAGCTCCTTATAGTCAAAGTATGCATTGCATCTTGGCACATCACCCTGCATATTGAGCATGTGCCGATGCATGCGGTTAAAACTCATAGGCTTCAATTTAATATTAGAAACTGGAAATAAGCACAGACAAATCAGTGTGAAGCCTGTTCATCGATGTACCGTCTCATCATATCAAACTCTGATTTCCCTATCTGTGTGCGATTAGAAGTAAGTCAGATCTATAGTTGCGTAAAGCCATACCGACAGCAAGTATCGTATATGTTGCTAGTAAAGATTAGTTAGCCGCAGCCAGAGATAGATACCAAGCAGCATATTGTGCATACCAGATCCGTTACATTGCGATGGCGCTCAAACTCGTGGCGAGCATAACTGCGCAATTCGTCCCGTGTTGACGATTTGGGGATTTCTTCGTACAAGCAGGTCAGTAATTGATGCTAGTTCCGTGATACACCGGACAGTCTGACTATGTAATGCTCGGGTAACCTCCCTCCAGAACCCGAGAACTCGCTGCCTTTGGATGAACTACTCAAGATGTCAATAGTGTACAGAAGTAGAATAGAATCACATAGTGAGCTACTGACATGGTCCAAACTCATTGCCGGCTTCCTAAGCTTCGACGACTGGCCGCGGGATACGCCAGCGAGCAATTTCATCGATGGCCGCATTTTAGTGACTGCTTATAGTATGAGAATAGAGCCAGtagaaaagcaaagagatTCAATAATCCTAGTGATTAACATGTCCTACAAGTAGGAAAATAGGTTCACGATGATAAATTGATACTAATGAAGATCAGTGGCAAAACCAAAGGCGGTCAAAGAGATTGTGGGTCAGTGGTATTGTCATGAAATGCAATGAATGGATACATACCATACCTACCTGGATTAGCATTATGTTTTGATGGTCGTTGAATGGCCAATCGATCGACTGTCACGTGAGGCGTTCCTGGCTTCCCCGAACTTTTTTTCGGAGCCGGCGAAAAGATCGCGACTCTTGAGATCCCAAAGCATCAGCATTTCCGTGTGGGTGGACGATAGTCATGAGGTGTCCTTCTCTCACGCGGTTGCCATACCGTGCCGTTTCTGGCTTGCCCAGATCTGTCGTTCGTCTCCAGTCTCAGAACTTCCTCACCAGAAGATGCGCGTCGACGGCTGTTCTCCGTTCACCCACTGCTGCCCCGGCTTATCAGTCTATCCTGAACAAACATCTCCAGCAAAGGAGAAATGCCTCAGGTACTGCCGCTGCTGTGTAAGTGCTACCATTTGAATACAGTTACTCTGTCTTGATCCAATTGCTAACTGTTCAATTCTTACTGTATAGTCTTGAAGCCGCTGCCTCCGACAACTTGTCTCAAGAGGCGATCATTGAGAACCTTGACCCTGTTGAGGCAGGACGGCTATCCAGAGTCCGGAATATCGGTATCGCTGTAAGACAATTCGAGAACATCCGTCAACCCCAGCGTATTCTAACGTGCTTCTGTTATAGGCGCACATCGACAGCGGCAAGACTACATGTACCGAACGTGTCCTTTTCTATACCGGCCGTATCAAGGCAATTCACGAGGTTCGTGGAGGTGACAAGGTTGGTGCTAAGATGGACTCCATGGACTTGGAGCGTGAAAAGGGTATTACTATCCAGTCCGCTGCCACATTCTGTGACTgggtgaagaaggatgaggatggcaaggaaaacaagTATCATTTCAACTTGATTGACACACCTGGACATATCGACTTCACTATCGAAGTCGAAAGAGCGTTGCGTGTTCTCGATGGAGCGGTCATGATCCTGTG
The sequence above is a segment of the Aspergillus oryzae RIB40 DNA, chromosome 3 genome. Coding sequences within it:
- a CDS encoding NAD-dependent succinate-semialdehyde dehydrogenase (NAD-dependent aldehyde dehydrogenases), which gives rise to MGHTVPPLKDQSLFIEKAYVNGEWVGAQSGETFEVHDPASGKLIGTCPEFNAADTEKAIQAATEAFPKFRTTLARERARMLRRWYQLMIDNAEDLATLITWENGKPLADAKGEVNYAAAFFEWFSEEAPRIYGDTIPSSVAGNRVMTLKQPVGVCSLITPWNFPAAMITRKAGPALAAGCTVVVKTPGETPFTANALAELAHRAGIPKGVFNIVTSLKNTPEVGEALTTHPEVRKVSFTGSTNVGKLLMKQSSSTVKKVSWELGGNAPFIVFDDVEDLDAAVAGAVASKFRSSGQTCVCANRIYVQRGIYDEFVKRFVEKVKGFKVGAGFEEGVTHGPVIHGRAIEKIDEHVRDAESKGAKVAVGGRKLSDLGPNFYDMTVLTDMNKDMLVASEETFGPVAGLFPFETEKEVVDLANRAEVGLAGYFFSGNVKRIFRVAEALEVGMVGVNTGLISDVASPFGGVKQSGFGREGSKYGIDEFLTIKSVTFGGMGEPLQS
- a CDS encoding uncharacterized protein (predicted protein), whose amino-acid sequence is MVSFRSLIAPSTGLFRQFLRKPLTGGFLARSFSQLTTLSLTNGLRALRAGKEQAGNVSVASTVRQLDQIRGMKTRSSVKRLCDGCKVLGALLREGRGETVALYGMWNANVGLIARSEKEQSLYHLGRRIC
- a CDS encoding threonine dehydratase, biosynthetic (threonine/serine dehydratases), with product MSAESSTNGIATPVSSKYSNLALTEYSTVPTPDSENDDGKQLGSPPNWGIPDAFLLPNGYPDYLRLILTSRVYEVINETPLHHAVNLSNRLECRVLLKREDLLPVFSFKLRGAYNKMAHLNQEQSWKGVIACSAGNHAQGVAFSARHLKIPATIVMPSGTPAIKHLNVARLGGSVILHGDDFDAAKAEAHRLEKQHGLTSIPPFDDPYVIAGQGTIGMEILRQANLQKLEAVFCAVGGGGLIAGIGVYLKRIAPHVKIIGVEAHDANAMAQSLDSGSRVLLKDVGLFADGAAVKAVGEEPYRLAREVIDEVIQVSTDETCAAIKDAFEDTRSIIEPAGALALAGLKKYVSLYPDPNPKRELVAITSGANMDFDRLRFVAERAALGERKEALLSVNIPEQPGSFAKLVEVILPHAVTAFSYRYARDESADVFMGISLSASTGQKDLAKIMEELDKGGMKAKDLSDDELAKRHVRFLVGGRCDVKDERLFMFEFPERPGALAKFLTTLRPSQNLSLFHYRNYGGDVGKVLAGIQCPPSEKDQLEAFLRDLGYPFSEHTDSSTYHTFLRS
- the rcf1 gene encoding respiratory supercomplex assembly factor RCF1 (predicted protein), translating into MSSDPVPSSFEGNPQFEEETSLQKFRRRLKEEPLIPLGCAATSYALYRAYRSMKAGDSVEMNRMFRARIYAQFFTLIAVVVGGMYFKTERQQRKEFERMVEERKSQEKRDAWLRELEIRDKEDKDWRQRHAAMEAAAAEAGKKTAPHDAARSAIERSEEKSIGVLDAVKELLSRRN